Proteins co-encoded in one Hypanus sabinus isolate sHypSab1 chromosome 6, sHypSab1.hap1, whole genome shotgun sequence genomic window:
- the LOC132395210 gene encoding protein ABHD15-like, giving the protein MLPWDVAVCLLLVIASLFLLFWAGRKGPNPPREGRGDGVPKLICKPSALAVHLLKTCKIFSQDVNCRLLWREWPHLQTLHGNLWPRAGGLCFLREYLQMSDDGLIALDWAVRSSGSARRVSGNSTAPILLLIPNFVGRVTRSCSLLCRLASRHGYRPVIFNRRCHNRVPLTTCKLQPFGEPADLREAVSYIRYKHPGAKLYAASEGSGSALLLSYLGECGSSSYLTAAACISPIFRCQAWLDSEPSGLYGWLMLLYRKTTLSRYTTVLGEIIDMDKLFRSCTLRELEEVLFCQPNNLSWASFWEKNDPLRDVDEVAVPLLCICSEDDPCRGNPEISVPFELFETNPYFFLLLTKHGGHCGFLTSRSSSWSHKALLEYFRSVSEFFRAEERTMSAYRRKVSIMHYKQKGVGTHKKEFTCSHNIHEIFNWQRSYTR; this is encoded by the exons ATGTTACCTTGGGACGTTGCTGTCTGCCTGCTGCTTGTAATTGCATCCCTGTTTCTGCTCTTCTGGGCTGGTCGTAAGGGTCCCAATCCCCCGCGGGAGGGGAGAGGCGACGGAGTTCCCAAACTCATCTGCAAACCCTCAGCCCTGGCTGTCCACCTGCTGAAAACCTGCAAGATTTTCTCGCAGGATGTGAACTGTCGGCTCCTGTGGAGGGAGTGGCCGCACTTGCAGACACTCCACGGCAACCTGTGGCCGCGGGCCGGGGGGCTGTGTTTCCTGCGGGAGTACCTGCAAATGTCGGACGATGGGCTCATCGCCCTCGACTGGGCGGTCCGCTCGTCCGGGAGCGCCAGGCGAGTGTCCGGCAACTCAACGGCCCCGATTTTGCTGCTAATCCCAAACTTCGTGGGGAGAGTGACCAGGAGCTGTTCCCTGCTCTGCCGGCTGGCCTCACGCCACGGCTACCGGCCGGTGATCTTCAATCGGCGCTGCCATAATCGGGTGCCGCTCACCACTTGCAAACTCCAGCCTTTCGGAGAGCCGGCCGACCTGCGGGAAGCCGTCAGCTACATCCGATACAAGCACCCGGGCGCCAAGCTGTACGCGGCGAGCGAGGGCTCCGGCTCCGCGCTGCTGCTCTCCTACCTGGGCGAGTGCGGCTCTTCCAGTTACCTCACGGCGGCCGCTTGCATCTCCCCCATCTTCAGGTGCCAGGCTTGGCTGGACTCGGAACCTTCCGGTCTCTACGGCTGGCTCATGTTATTATATCGGAAGACTACTTTGAGCAG GTATACCACAGTTCTTGGAGAAATAATAGATATGGATAAGCTATTCAGAAGCTGCACTCTCAGGGAACTGGAGGAAGTACTGTTTTGTCAGCCCAATAATCTGAGTTGGGCATCCTTCTGGGAAAAGAATGATCCACTGAGGGATGTGGATGAGGTTGCAGTTCCTCTCTTATGCATTTGCAGCGAAGATGATCCATGCAGAGGCAATCCAGAAATCTCAGTGCCTTTTGAGTTATTTGAGACAAAcccttatttcttccttttgttAACCAAACACGGAGGACATTGCGGCTTTTTGACGAGCAGATCCTCCAGTTGGAGCCACAAAGCTTTACTTGAATACTTCAGATCAGTCAGTGAGTTTTTCAGGGCAGAGGAAAGGACAATGAGTGCTTACAGAAGAAAAGTATCAATAATGCACTATAAACAAAAAGGTGTTGGAACCCATAAAAAGGAATTCACTTGTTCTCATAATATTCATGAAATTTTTAACTGGCAAAGATCATACACCAGATGA